The Anabas testudineus chromosome 5, fAnaTes1.2, whole genome shotgun sequence region TGTGTCAAGTTCAGTGCAAGTTCAAGTCAAGTTACTTTTGAGTACTCTACAAGTAAAATGACCTCTAGAGGTTGTACTCCTGAGCTGGCTGCAACAATAAGGGCGTGTTCGCCACGATGAGATGAGAATACACTGTGACGTCACCGTTGGGTGTGTCTACAAGTGCAAGGTGGTGCAACAGACTGGACCAGATGAGGCAGTCAAACACAACGGCATGAAGTTACTCTTTCAATGTGAATCATTTTAGTGATAGTGATACTGGGGTCCAggggtttgtttttattttaaatgctggAGTCAGGCATTGTGCTTttcacattaagaaaaaaaaccaaTGTGCCAGGGTTTTCTTTTGGAGAGCAGTGAGTAAGTGGAAGAATAACGATTTcagtaacacaaaaaatattttggtgCCAAACTACACAGAGGGTAAGGCGACCGATTAGCCCAACTGATGAAATATTAGTCCATATAAGTCCAAGTTAAAGTGATATTTTTAGGGCAACCTCAGCTCTGTGAAATATGCTAAACCAGAGCCGCCATTTCAGAGCAAACTAAACTCCAACCCACCGTACCCTTTCCTATTAAATCCTAAACTCTGTCAACAGACAAGTCTCAACTCGAGCTCATTGTCCTCTACAAAGAGAATGGAGAAGTTCATTCAGTGCTTGTGGAGTGCAAATACTGTTTTTGTCCAGGTTGAATTCCTATCAGGGTATTAGCAGTAGACTCACTCATCTGGCTTTTGTCTACCTACTAAGCAGATTACTCCACTATTAGTTCCCTAAAGCAGAGAGCCTCTTGATTATTCTCAAATTGCACTACATTTGCACAAACTTTTGTAGGACAATCTTGTTGGTAGCTTGCAGCTCCCAAATATGTGCCATCATATAAATACACCTTTTCCTAAGTAAGTCATGAACCCATTCATCCAGTGCAGGAAGATTTGATCATCTCTACTAAGGATAAGAATCACTGACTCATTTTGCATGCAAATGTACTCCCTCTCAAAACATGTCAGCTCTCAGGTTAACTGTCTCTAACTGCCTGCTATCAGCATCAGTTAGTCTGTCTGTTGTGAAGGGCTGCTGCACGCCAGGTAAATTATTAAACGTGTCAGTTACATGAGACGTACAGTGGAAACAAAGGTCAGAGCCCGTTGCCTCCCCCTGCTGGGTCAACATGGAATTAGATATCCTAAAGAATGTGTGGGGAGGATGAGAGCGAAGACTCGTCATACCTTTTCTGGAGGCTGGCATGAATGAGCACCTTCAGAAGATTACTGAATGTATTTACTAACCCAGTCTTATCAGATAAGTAGTTGTGTCaactacagtacatacagaTGGAATGAATCTGCTTGAGTTCATTATGAAAGTGATTTTGGTCAGAATGGCTTCAAAAAGCCAAGTACTGGCCAACTGAAGATCTTTGTTAATTGTAGGTGGAATTTGAGGGCAGCTGCCCAAGCCTGATTAAAATTTCACTTTGAAATCTCTTAAACCATcaaaatcaaaagaagaaataaaagaacaaggAATTACAGTTTAGTGCTCATGGTTAGTGGTACTAAGATTGTAAAAACTGTTATGTCAGTATTATGTCTTCTGCTTTGTCAAGGTTGGAAAAATTACTTAGGAGAtgctgagaagaagaagaagacgaagaagaagacgaagaagaagacgaagaagaagaagaagaagaagacgaagaagaagacgaagaagaatCGGCCTAATGGACTATGGAAATTGTGTTATTTgggaaatgtaaatgtttgcagTCTTCCGACCCAAAAGACTTTGAGCCAAATTGGAGTAGCACTCCCTGAAGCCTGTAAAATAACTGTTGACTTCATGATGATGTGTAACCAATGTAAACCGGTAAAGTTGCCTTTTAAGGCTTCCTTAAATAAGGATTTCATTCTCCTCCTGGAAATGATGACGTTTCACACGTCAGGTGATGTATTTTTTCCACACAGGacctgtttcttcctctttttcaaaGCTACACTTGCTCTGACCCCATATAACTTATTCAGTGTTCGATTATGTAACAGAACGTGGCTCTGAATGAGGGATGCGAATGGGAATGGTTTACAGAGTATGTCTTACAACTGATGCTAAGGCGGCATGTGGGACCAGTATTACTGTCTCAGTCTCCACAGATAAAGGCAGATATTAAACAACAGTGGGGTGGGAGGAGAACAAAGATTGTAACGTGAGAAGTGAGCAGATGCAGCAGGAAATAaagggggaggagaggttggtGACAGAGGTTGTGATTTTCCAAGCAGTGTGGAAATTTTGAATGGAAAGTTTAACAGAGCGATTCGCTTTAACCATAAAAGACAACTGGAAATACATATGGTTTgacaacacaaaaccacacagagtTTACACAGGTCCAATGTCTTAAATCAACATCCTTCCTCATCATTCGGTTCTAAACAGCCACACAAACTGGGGAGTTGTTAACCTGAGATGTTAAATCATCCACAATGTctccacataaataaataacatgcacATGTAGCTACTTTTTCACTAACTGCTATAACACAATAGTGATCCAACCTACAGCCAGTCCACAAAAAGCTTTTCCATCTGCTGTTCAACAAACTCAGTGATAGGTAGGTCCTTCCAGAGGACAAGTCCACCAGAgaatgtttcacatttctgtCAGCGGCAGCAGTTTGCTTGGAATAACTGAAAGATGAACTGAAGAGATGACACAGTAGCGTCACAGTGTTCGATATACGGGTGATCTCTGGGAAGTGCAATGCTGAAATATCGAAGCTAGAGGCACTTAGCACCaaagatggagaaaacaagGAGGAATGCTTCTAGAGGAAGCATTGCATGGATTGGAAAGTGTGGAAAACTGTGCAGACACTAGGTGGAATGGTCTCACTGCACACATGACACATAAAATGTGAGAGATCTCAGGTTAAAAATAATTCGTAGTCTTATGAAACTATAGACAAACAGGACAAACTATGTGTCAATGTCAGCTCTTTAACAGTCTTGGTTACCTTTAAGCCTTCATTACCAGTGTTGTGGAACATTATTGTGCCAGTGTCACAGGCGGCCAAGCACAATTTAAGTCAGTGAACTCTACTCTAGACTGTTATGCTCTCTACGCCTGGTCAGTTGGCCTAAGAGGGAAAGCGAGACATGCCGTTGATTGAGAGAAATTagcaacacatacaaacaacaaGCACTTGCTTACACATACAGAACTCGTGGAAGTTTCTAGAACTAAGACTGGAGGAATGAAAGTGTTAATTGCGCTTGTTGCAGAAAAGGGATGCCAGGTAGACAGAGCAGGGGTCCATCAACAGCTGGCTCATAGAGGAGAGTCAACAACCTACAGGAATCCCAGCATAAAAGCTGTTCCACCTTCCCTTTTGTCTTCTTGCCTCATTCTGGGATCTGCAGGGCCATCACTGCAGGTTTGGTCTTGAAGTACTGGTTAAAGCGAAGCACAGCATACCTGTGGGATGACACAGAAGAATATGaattaatatatatagtataatataatactacTGTAGCCATTGTTCACATTTTTTGCACTCTTaaaaaaagggaataaaatACACAACCTGTCAAAAAAAAgcgaaaaacaaacaaaacaacaaaaaaaaccaagAGTCACCTCCTGGATTTGACTAAGCAAAAAGGTAAGAACCTCCCACACGATAATTAGTGCATTCataattatgtttcagctggcagcATTTCTTTCATGTCAGAAAACACctcctgtggtcgtggaaaagatgttaacctgtttcagaagggttaaattattggcatgaatcaagcaaagaaaatgtctATTGAGATTTCTGTAGTTACTAAAATTGGGTTAGCaagcaaccccagatcatagcactgccccctcAGGTTTGTACAGgaggcactaggcatgatgggtgtaTCAattcacctgcctctcttcttaccctgatgagcacaagaagagtcaaattattggcatgaatcaagcaacaaaaacataagGAGATggatgaaactactaaaactgggttaagaactgtccaatggaaggaggtcatgtggtctgatgagtccatatttaccctgttccagactGATGagcacatcagggtaagaagagatgcaggtgaagtgatgcacccatcatgcctagtgtctacaCTACAAGCCGgagggggcagtgctatgatctggcGTTGCTTGCTAACTCAATTTTAGTTACAGAGGGAGAGTACCTACcttcttaggcaagacctccttacacttaccctgcctttgccttgtaccttgtatctcacttgtaagtcgctctggataaaagcgtctgccaaatgactaaatgtaagtatGCATTGGTAAAAAGTAAATATGCAGTGCAcccagaaagtattcacagtgcttaactttttcccaaattatgttacagcctttttctaaaattgattaaattcattattttcctcaagattctacaaacaataccccaaaATGTCaagtgaaaaaatgttttcttagcaatactactagtactactactactaataataataatcttcgtttcatcagaccagagaatctgAGAGTCAGGTGCCTTTTGGCAATCTTTTACTCAGGAGTGgtctggccactctaccacacaggcctgattggtggagtgctgcagagatggttgttcttctggaacaTTCTCCTCTCTCCAGGGACACACTGtcaggttcttggtcacctccctgactaaggaCTTTCTCTCTCCTTTGGCTGGGTGGCCcactctaggaagagtcctggtgattCCAGACTTCATCATTTAAGGATGATGGAGCTACTGTACTCACTGGGACTTTCAATGCTGCAGACATTCTTCTGTGCCTTTCTCCACATCTGTGCCTCGATACAATCCTTTctcagaggtctacagacaattccttggacttcatggcttggtttgtgctatgacatgcactgttaactaCTGTGATAacttatatagacaggtgtatgcctttccaaatcatgtccaatcaactgagCTCTCACTTTTAAGTGCCATGGCAAAGACTGaatacttatttatttactttttttttttttttaataaaattgtaGAAATACAGACTTTACAgacttctttcactttgacattatggggtatttttcATAGAATCTTCAAAGATTGTATTCCATTTTGGAgaaaggctgtaacataacaaattGTAGAAAACATTGATCACTTTCTCACAGTAGTGTGAAAACAATGACAATGGCTTTAAGGTTTTATGTTCCAGTCTTTCAAAACTGTGATGGATTCATTCTTAAATACACAGTCCACACTACCACTTGTGTAATATTCTACACAGGTGGTCTGCACACACTGCTCCAACTCTTTCAAATGTACACCCATCTAGAAACTTACCCGAGAAAGTCAAAGTCGATGGAGGAGTATTTGGCCTGGATGAGCGCCCAGAAGCCCCAAAAGAAGTGAGAAGCCTTGAGTGAGAAAGAAGAGATATTAGATGAGGTGAAGTACTGTGACACagtgggtgtgagtgtgtaacagattgtgtgtatgtgtgtgtttgcaaatgatTTTGTTCTCACCAGAGCAAACTTGTTGACCTGCACGTACAGTGTCTCCAGCTCTCGTGGGCTgacctcctctgtctttttggTGAACAGTTTATAGGCTTGCAGATACACTTTCAGCCAGTCCATCTGCATCTCCCGACTGGGATACAGCCCGTAGTCCAGCTCACTCATTCCTGAtgacacgcacacgcacacgcacacgcacacacacacgcacacacacacacacacacacgcacacgcacacacacacgcacagagagAGTTGTAGAGTAAGCCATTCTACATGATTTGCAAGATTTAGTCACATGTATATATCATGCTGTGTTTCAACAACCTGCAAATTCATTGAAGTGGTTGCCGATGTCAAAGGCCTGATAGTTGTAGCTGGAGTACTCGTAGTCTATGAAGCGAACGTGACCTGAAAAACACATGCGTACAGTACATTGTGAGACCAACTCCTTGGAGAGTCGCAGCAGACCACTctgaaatgcaaatgtcagGATTAGGGCAGTAGTAGAAGTTGCTCAGTTATTTTGGTGATCACTGGAGTGCCAGGACAGCTTCTTTTTTTAGTTCTGTCTAAGTAGGCAGAGGTATCTTAAAGAAGGACCAGATTAACACAAATAAGATGCGGTTTCTATATAAAAAGAGTTATAGAACAATCAGTATTTGGGTTTTCTGACCACTCTGGGCTATTTCCTGACACCTTATACACCAAATCATCGATCAGAAAAGTAATCAATGGATGAATtcataaatgattaaaatacaaaaagcaaCACTTTTGGAGCTCTAGTGTGGGGGTGTGAAGATAAAAGTTCATAAACTGTCGATTTCGTCATGTGGATGACCTACATGTGACACTGGGATTAAGGAGAGGGTACCTACCCTCTTTACTGTTGTGGATGATGTTCTTGCAGAGCAGGTCATTGTGGCAGAGAACCACAGGGGAGCCAAGTGTGGAGAGATGTTCCTTCATCCACACCATCTCCTGCTCCAGGACCGCTTTGCTGGGCACCTCCTGCTGAATTCTGGACACACggaaagagaaagataaaggTTAAAGCTTTGCCTCTTACACCGACATACACTCCCCTCAGTTTCCTCTATTTGAGGTCTACTATAGACAAACACAATAATTATTACACATAAAAGCCAAACATATGCGCACATGGGTGGGAGCACAGATAAGCAATTTCACAGGCCTCCTAAAGTGACAGGAATAGTTTTACTAGTTGTTATTCACCAAATTAAACCAGCTGTTGTTTTAGTATCATTATGTGAGAATATATGAGAAATAAAACCAGCAACATGCACAGAAAGCACACAGGCTCTGTGGGAAGCTGGCCTACAGGCTCCTGAGAACACAGCTACAGAGACACGTGTCCTCAGTGAACATTGGTTTCGTGGTGCTGCAGGATGCTCCTGAGTCACTATAGAAACACTGATACGTTACCTTTTGAAATGAGTTATGAGGACTCAATACCAATATCTGCTTTGCCATTTATTCAACTTGTGCATCTCTTACGTGTGTTTTATAGTGTTTTATAAGTCAAATGTCAGTTTCTTGACCATTCATGCATCTAACCACTGTCCAAGACTCGCATTACTTAAATGGCCCCAGTCAGCAGCACCAACCATCAGACTTGGTATTCTTggctagtggaaaaagtagaGTGAAACAGTGCCTCAGCAAACCAGAGTGGTGTGCTGAGTAGAGACCCCTGAGCTAACTGTAATGGGCTTAAGGGGGTTAATCCACTGTCAGCCTGGTAGCATGAGATGAGAAAaagcagggagggagagaaagaggatgcACGTGTATGTCCTGGTGGAACATACTCCTTTGATACTTTTTACTGCCTCTCATTCACCTGCAGCCCCTCCCAGAGTCTCAACTGCTCTATGGGAGGtggtcagtgtgtttttttttgtttgaaaagAATTCTGTATTGCATGACAGTGCCGGAAACCAAATCTTGACATGTGGGGTTTCTAACAGTCTGCGTAGCAACAAGTCTGTGTTGTCCAGGTTCACGGCACTCTAGCTGTGTATGTTTCCAAGGAAGCGAGTAAAGTGAGCAGATACACTAAGCTAAGCAAACATCTGCTGGCCCATTACATGCCACAGACTCCCTAATCCAGTCAGCTATTATTGTTACAGTTACATAAGGCCCACGTTGGACTTAATCTAATAACCATCAGAACAAAGGTATCAGCTGTGAGTGGGCAGCTGGCAAGGTTATGAAACCCTCCAAAGGTCCAGTGCTAAGGTTCGAATTAAACCATCTTCAGCTTGAACTCCTCCGAATCATGACTCTTCCTCTTTcccagggaaaaaaaagatacaaaTGCATAAAATCCAAGATCACATGTACCAGTCTCATCTGTGTTCCAAAGGTTCTGGGAGTtaaaaaactgtgtatttttcagGATTGTTGgtgaaaagaacttaatatttatcaaaataactaattaatttatcactgatatataataattattatattatccaAAATGTTAGAATCTTGTGCTGATACCTTCTGAagcctttttgtcttttttaatattCCTTCAAATATTATGAGAAAAAAACCTGATCACATTTTAGAACACTGTTAATAAGCAAATAGGGAAAACTCTAAAGGGTTCATAAATTGTCAAGCATCCCTACATGTGAAGACAGGAAAAAGTATATAATTTAACATTACTATGAGAATTACACTAGCAAAGTCTGTACCATATTTCATAGATGTTAAGCCTGACCTCCTGGAGTTGCTACAGAAAAAAAGTCTGGAGGATTTATTCTTTTGGGAACATATCTCTGTGCAACCTTTCATGGTAATACATCTAATAACTGAGCTCTCTCTTTAGAGCCATACTGCTACCATGGCTACAAGTGCTATCAACTAACTAAACAGCAAAGGTGGCTGTAAAGAGCCTGGTCTGTGACGTAAGTTCGATGTGAAATTAGCCTCTCTGATAACGCCCCACAGAACATCAGGATTTTATATAGTATGTCCATCATGTGTCAGATAAACATCCTCTGGTACCTAGAAGATAAACAAGAAAACCTTCAGTaacaaaaaaagtttgacaAACTATGTCAGTAAGTACTCTCAGATAATATTCTGCAAAGTGGAAATTGCTCCCGTACTTGTAACTAATGTTACAGGCAAATCAGGCTGCGCTTCACGAGCGTTCTGCATCGTTATCACAGCACAAGCAACAACCAGAAGCACCGGCTAAGAACTGAGAACCCAGATTTCACCTGATGTTGGAGGCTTGCTCAGTGAACTCTGTGGCCACAAGGGAGAAGTACTGTCGCATCTTGATCCAGAGATTGGGTTTGGGGATGCAGCCATTGTGAGCGTGGATGGCATGGATACGAGCCATCTCCCTGGCTATGAGTctgagagcacacacacagacacacacagacacacacagacacacacagacacaaacagacacacacaggttatGACAACATTTTCAGTACATTACTGACTATACTGTCAATAATGTCAGAGTGCTTAACAAAGAGCACTAGGGTTAGATTGTGTATGCAAACTATGTTTTGCATGTCACTTGTTAATTTGCTTATTTCCTGAGCAGAGTTGAGACATTTCTGCATTGTAAAGTAGCTTGTGACAAAGCTTCTATGGAGAATCTAGAAACCACAAATGATTCTGAGCACAATGTTAATCACCACATGATGTTATATTTCTATCATCTCTCAGCTTGGTCTGCAACAATCCCCAACAAGCAGATGGCTGCACCATGTCCCAACCTGATTAGAGAAGGATCCCGGACATCTTGCGTCCCAAGAGCATCTCCCTGCATGAACTCATAACAGATGCCGTTCTGAAAGGTACAGTAGAGGCGAGGAGCACAACCATTGGCATGTAGCACCTGGAGGAGAGACACGAAAACACAATAATTAGATAGGTGAAACAATTCTGTGGCACTTTAAAAGACAGCCCAAATTAACTACACTACCTGAAAGCTTTTGAGTTCATTGTCTCTGTCCACAATTAGCTCTGTCCTATTGCCATATACTCGCACCAGGACCACGTCCTCTGGGCTGTCTTCCATGTAGCAGCCCACCAGCTTGTTGGTGGTTCCATCAGTGAAGAGCTgcgagaggaagaggagaagtcATATAAACATTTGTGGAATTACAGACCCTAATAGACCCACTGTAGAGATCTGAGAACTCTTCTCCAGGATGGTGTTAGTGTCATATTAGTGAGTCAACAGTTCCTTTAACCATCTCAGAGTAATATACATAAGCAAATATCTCACTGTGTGTCTAAAGCTTGTCCTTAAATATGTGAGTGACAGTGTAAACCAGTGGGCTGGTCCATCCCACTGCCATGAACACAATAACAACATACACATCTCTCCCAGCCCAGACGCTCACTCATACATATCTGGCATTCCACACGTGGCTGGCCACAAAGATGGGCACGCAGGCATCCCTGTTGTGACCGTACATACACAAGCATACACGCCTTTGCTACCCCATGATTGATCCCTTCTACCCACCACACAATACGCTGCTAAGACCAGCG contains the following coding sequences:
- the etnk2 gene encoding ethanolamine kinase 2, with amino-acid sequence METQIHVPVGSPVIRKIPIFVDEHNVTEGAMKLIKELRPAWDSRHVKTKLFTDGTTNKLVGCYMEDSPEDVVLVRVYGNRTELIVDRDNELKSFQVLHANGCAPRLYCTFQNGICYEFMQGDALGTQDVRDPSLIRLIAREMARIHAIHAHNGCIPKPNLWIKMRQYFSLVATEFTEQASNIRIQQEVPSKAVLEQEMVWMKEHLSTLGSPVVLCHNDLLCKNIIHNSKEGHVRFIDYEYSSYNYQAFDIGNHFNEFAGMSELDYGLYPSREMQMDWLKVYLQAYKLFTKKTEEVSPRELETLYVQVNKFALASHFFWGFWALIQAKYSSIDFDFLGYAVLRFNQYFKTKPAVMALQIPE